The genome window CGTATATGTTCGGGCACCATCGCTCGTGGAGGATAAGACAACGATATCGACCCGTCTGTTTTTTGCTCTCCCTTCCGGTGAGGTATTTTCCGCTACCGGCTGATATTCGCTGTACCCGGTGGCAGAGATGCTCTTCGGTTCGACCCCGTGTGACTGGACCAGCTTCTTTACCAGGAATGATGCCCGTGCAGTCGAAAGATCCCAGTTTGAATCGAATGGACCAGACTGGATCGGCACATTGTCGGTATGGCCTTCCACCCGGCAACGGTTTGAATATTTATTGATAACAGTTGCGATTGTGTCAATGACATCACCGGAGTTTTTTTTCATCACTGCACTGCCGGACTCGAAAAAGCCGGCTTCCTTCAAACTCACGACCAGCCCTCTCCGGTTTATTTCTACATTGACTTTGTCTCGTGCTCCAGTCTTGAGCAAATAAGCATCTATGGAAGCCTTCATCGCCTTGAAATCGTTTTCATTCGCCTCGTGCTTTCCGCTCTTGAAGTCTCCCTGCTGAAGAGCCTTGGATACTGGTCGACTGGCGATGTCCGGAATGACACTTATCTTCCCGGAATCGATAATGGCAGGCCTCCTTGTCGAACCACTACTGTTAACCGCGCCAAAAGCTTCCCGAATGGATGCCGAGACCTCCTCTGCCTTTTTCTTGTCTGCCTGGGACATTGCATACAAAACAACAAAAACAGCAAAGAGGAGTGTGAGCAAATCTCCGTATGAAACCAGCCAACGTTCATGGTTTGGTTCTTTTTGAGGTTTCTTTTTCGGCGCCATAATATGACCGGTCGTCTTAATATATGGTTAAAAAAATTAGCGACGAATGATTTTCTGCAAAACAAACGAAACGGATCGCTTCAGAGGCTCTGTCGAATCTTCGATCCTTACCCGGAAAAGGGCACCATGCCAGGCATCCCAGAACAGCATCACCAGATCGTCACAGGGAACATCGATCCTCGCTATGCCCAACTCTTGCGCTCTCTTGATATGTGTGGCCAGATTCTCCAGCCAATGGCTGTAAAATGTGGCTATGGTAGCTTTGCATGGTGCACTGTGCTCGCTCAACTCAACAACGAGATTGCCTACGATGCTGCAATGAAAAACAGTACACTCCTCATGTTCCGTTATCATCTTCTCGAAACAGGTATTGAGAGCATCGATGGGATCGGGTATCCCACGGTCGAAACACCGCTCCAATGTTTCCCAGAATGCCTGAGAATGACGGCGAATTATCTCAATCCCGAAATCTTCCTTACTTTTGAAATAGTTATAAAATGAGCCCTTCGGCACTCCAGCGCTCTCGACAATCTCCTTGATGCCGGTTCCGTGATAGCCGCGATTGGCGAACGTCTTCAGACCGATCTCCAAAAGACGTGTCCGTGTCTCATCGCTTTTTCTTATCCGAGCCATTATGGCAATATATGACCGTTCGTCTATTAATGCAAGTGCATTCTCGGTCAGGGGCTTATCTTGGACAACCGGCACATGAAGCTCCGGCTGGTAGAGGTGCCGGTGACCCGGCTGCGCTTGTCGTCCTCGGTCAGGGCGTTGAGGCTGGCACGCGGATCGTGGTCGCCCCAGCCCCAGCCCAGACGGGCCATACCGGGGCTCACCACCGTGGAGAGGCGCACCGTCATTTCCACTGCCCCCTTGGGAGTTTCGATCCCGATCCGCTCCCCCTCGACAAATCCCTGCCGGGCGGCATCGGCGGGGTGGATGTCGACCATGCACTGGGCACCCTCCTTCAGGAGCGCAGGAATGGTGCGAAACTGTGAATTGGTGAAGCGGATATCACGGCTGCCGCTGATCCCCAGGACCGGGTACTCTCCGCTCTGGTCGGCAAAACTGATCGGGTCGTCACCGAAACCGCTCTCGAACGGGACTCCTGACAAACCGGCCTGTGCAAGCCGGCCGGAGAAGAACTCGACCTTGCCGGAAGGGGTCCGGAAAGGGGTATCCCGGTATTTTTCGTAGCGCGTCTCCTCGATCCGCAAACCGGTCTTGCCGCTCTTGCGCAGCTCCGCAACCGTGACCCCGGCGGGCTCCAGCTGATGATCGATCGCCTCCTCCGCCGTCTCCCAGGGGAATTCGGCTGCAAATCCGAGCCTTCTGCCCAACTCGAAGACGATCTTCCAGTCAGGCCAGGAATCGCCCACCGTTGGGATCACCGCGTTCTGGAGAATGATCGGATTGTTGCGGATGGAGGCACGGTTGAGCTGGGTCTTCTCGAAGCAACTGGCCGCCGGCAGGATGACATCGGCCAGCCTGGCGGTTTCGGTCATGAACATGTCGATCACCACCAGGCTCTCCAGTTTGTCGAAGGCAGCCCTGGTGCGGCGGGAATCGGCCATGGTGACGAGGGGGTTACCGGACTGGACCACCACCATCTTCAGCGGATAGGGAGACTCATCCAGAATGGCGTCGACCACGCACCCCTGCACCTGGTTGCCCCAGGTTTCGGAAAAAGTGTTGAACAGGGGATACTGATGGGTAATGGGAGGGATAGTGTCGTCCAGCCTCTCCCTCAACTGGATGTTGCGGACCGGGATCGGCTGGGGGAGCACGTCGCCCCCCGGCTTGTCGAGATTCCCGGTCATGGCGCGCAGCATGGCAATAGCCCTGGTAGTGTCGAAGACCTCCCGGTGCATGTCCAGACCGTTGCCGTCGATGATGGCGGCCGGCCTGGTGGTGGCGTAAAGGTGGGCCACCTGCCTGATCTGCCCGGTGCTCAGCCAGAGGCTCTCGGCCACCCTGTCTGCCGGGAAGCGGGCTGCCGCCTTTTTCAGGGCATCAAAGCCGATGGTGTACTGGGAAACAAACTCGGCATCGTAGAGGTTTGCCTCGATGATCTCGTTGATCATGGCCATGGCTAACAGGCCGTCATGCCCCGGTTTGATCCGCATCCAGATGTCGGCCTTGCGCGCCAGTGGCGTCTCGACAGGATCGATGACGATCAGCGTGGCGCCATGCTCTCTGGCCCAGTGGATCCCCTCGGCCGCACCCAGGGCGGTATCGCCGTCGTTCTTCCCCCAGACGATGATGCACCTGGCGTTTTTGGCCTCGGGATAGGCCATGGACCCGTAGGTGTAAGAGTGGGCGAAATCGCGGGCAACGAAACAGATGGAGCCGTTGCCAATGGTGTTGGGACTGCCGAAGACGTTCATCAGCCGATTGGGATAATCCCAGGGCGCGCCCCAGTCGGCTGCCATCCCCCGCAACCAGGCAACGGACTGGGGTCCTGATTCCTGCCGGTGACGGTGGAACCGGGCAGCAACCAGATCGAGTGCCTCATCCCAGCCCGCTTCGCGGAATCCCGAACCATCCTCGCGCTTAATCAGCGGCACGGTCAGCCGCTTGGGAGAATAGACGATCTCCGGGGCAGCGGCCAGTTTGGCGCAGGTCAGTCGCTTGTCCGGATCGAGAAAGGATTTGCGCCGGGCTCCGACCAGGCGGTTATCCTCCACCTCGGCTTCGATGGGGCAGCAGGACGAACAGAGTCGGCAAACGGTATCGACGATCATCGTTTTCTCTCCCTAGCGGCTGGCATGGACGAAACAGCTGCGAATCAGCTCAAAATGGTTGCTATGGGTACGGATCTTCCACCAGACACTACCGGGCTCGTCCACCTGCCAGACCGGCGCCAGCTCTCCCTTATCGTCGGCCAGGAGTGCCACCACATTTGCCAGCCCCTTGCCAGCGAATGAGCCATCGCTTTTGCCGCCGAGCCACTCCTCCATTGGAGCCGCCTCAATAGACCAGGAAAAGGGATCGGAGAGCAAAAACTGAGCCTTGGTATCGCGGGCTACCCGGTTCATCTCCCGCAGATGCCGGATCGGCGAAGGTACCTTGTCCACGAGATTCAGGGAGGAAAAGAGGCCAATGGATTTGCGCCGGAACGGCAGAGCCAGTGCATTGGCCACGAGAAACTCCACCCGGTCGCTACGCCACTTGTCCGGGAGACGGATGGTGACCTCGCGACGCAGCACCCCCTCGTCCTTGAGCGATACCGTCATGCAACGCTCCCGCATCAGGCACCGGGCCGCCCGGATAAAGGCATGCGAAGTATCGATGCCAACGGCAAAATCGCAACACGTGCTCATCTCGAAGGAAAAGCGCCCCACAGCCCCGCCGGCATCCAGGGCGACGCCGGCCTGGGGTTGCATCAACCCGGCCCAGGTGCCGTACGCCTGCGATGCATGCTCATCCGCGATAAGATCCCCGAAATGGCTCCAGAGATAGGAAGAAACCACCTCGTCGGTCTCGTACTTATTGGTGGTCCGCTGGCTGTCGGTGGCATGGGGGTCGAGCATGGCCACCCCTTCGTCGATAGAAAACCGGGCTCCACACTGTGGGCAAATGAGGGTAGCGGATTCGATATCTCCGTCATGTTCCCGGCCGATGTCGGCAATGAACGGGTATTCGCCCGGCAGGCAACAGGGGCAGATGAGCAGATCAAGAAGGCGCTTTTTCATGAATCCCCCCGGAATTAGATTCTATGGCGCATGCAATTCGGGCCATAGAAAAAGATTAGAGCTGGTTTGCCCCTACGTCAAATCGCATTGCATCCAACTGTCCCGGAACACCGTACACGCAGGACCCAAATTGTGAGCAGTTACAGTCCACCGAAACATGTGATGTCTAGCAAATTCGGTGATATCGCGCGTCCTTCTGCCAAATCTCCAATGTTCTGTAACGAACTGATTATTTTATTAATATGTACTTATTTAATTATCCATATAAATGTTTTACATTTCGACCACATTCAGGTTAGGCGGCAGAATGCAAACTGTATGGCACAACTATTGCGTTAAAGGGTGAGATTCTATTAACGACAAAATATGGCGATTTTTCTCATGACAATTCAGCGTAATCGACACACCCCATACGCAAACCCTGCCAAGCCGGGCAAACATGCAATCATTGTTCTCCTGGCCCTCTTTTTTTCCCTTCTTCTGATCGGAAACGCCCTCTCTGAGGACCAGAAATCCCAGCCAGGTATTTACCACATTCTTGTCCTACATTCCTATCATCCCGGCTTCCCGTGCACCGACACGATTACGGAGGGGATTCAGTCAGTTTTCAGAGGCCATCTCCCCGATACCCACATCGATATCGAATACATTGACAGCAAGCGGCATCAGGACCCGATCTTCCTTTCCAAAATTGTAGAAAGCATGCTGCATTACAAGCTGAAAAGCCGCACCTACGACATCGTCATCGTTTCAGGCAATGAAGCGCTTTCTTTTGCTCTTGGACATCGATCCACCATTTTGAAAGGCATTCCGGTCATCTATTGTGCGGCCAACGCAAACCTGGAAAAGGCAACCTCCATGTCGGGAGTCTATGGAATTCGCTCAATGCCCGACATGGCAGGAGTTTTGCGACAGATAAAGAAGTTTCATCCCAATAATCGTAATGTTGTCGTTATCGGCGATACGACAGATTCCTATGACAATCAGAACTATTTACGTTTCATTGAAGTAGCCAAAACGTTTGCCGGAGAGATGAATTTTGATTACTGGAACAATCTTTCAAGCGAAACGGTCAAGCAGCGGCTTACTGAAATTCCAAAAGATTCAGTCCTGGTAATTAACGGCTATCTTAACGACAACGCCGGCAATCTCCTTTCATTCAACGAGCAGAACGCTCTCTTTCGTAATATAAGCCGTATTCCCATGTACAGTTTCTGGGATGTTTACCTGGGGGAAGGGATTGTGGGGGGGCCGCTGACATCTCCCCGTGAACAGGGAAAGGCAGCGGCGCTTATGGCACTCTCCATTCTCAAAGGAGATAAAATACCACAGGTACCGACACTGCTGAAATCTAACCTCATGTTCGATTACAATCAGCTACAACGTTTTGGCATCTCCCAGGCAAGCATCCCTGGCGGGAGCAGGATCATCAATCTCCCCCCCAATAACTTTCAGATCAGCAAAGGACAGTTCTGGATTGCCATTTCTTTGCTTGTCTCCTCGATAACGATTTCGTTGGTTCTTATCAGGAATATAATGAACCGCAGGATCGCAGAAGCCATGCTTCGGGAGAGCGAACGGAATTTCCGGGACCTGTCTCAGCAGTTCGGTATCATTCTGGACGGGATTTCCGACGGGTTGTCGCTTATATCCCCTGACATGAAGGTCATCTGGTCGAACAAGAGCACCGAGACATTTTTCAACGGTACGCTGGGTACGACTCCAGGAGACAACTGCTGCAAACTCCTCTACAACCGGTCATCAGTGTGCGAGGAATGCCCTGCAATAAAGTCATTCGCTACCGGCGAACGAGTCGAATCCATCATTACAACGCCGGACGGAAGGACGCTGGAAGTAAAGGCATTCCCGGTTGTTGACGGAGCGGGCATGGTAACTCATGTGATCATGCTTGCCAGTGACATAACGGAAAAGAATCAGCTCCTGGAAGACTCGATACGTACGGGCAAACTGGCTTCAATTGGTGAACTGGCAGCAGGGGTGGCACACGAGATCAACAATCCAAACGCGGTAATCATGTTGAACTCTGAAATCCTCAAGAAGGTATCAACCAGTCTGACTCCCATTCTCAGTCAGCACTTCGAGGTCAACGGCGACTTCATGCTGGGGGGCTTGCATTATAACGAGATCAAGCATGACCTGCCGTATCTTTTTGGCGAAATTGTCGACAGTGCGGTGAGGATAAAAAGGATTGTCGATGATCTGAGGAACTTTGCGCGGGAAGATGAACCGGACACGGAAGAGATAATTAACATCAATGATGCGATATGCACTTCATCCCGCCTTGTCGGTAATGCGATCAAGAATGCAACCGATCGCTTTGAGCTTGAACTCTGCAATGAGATGCCATTGATTCGAGGAAGTTTGCAACGGATCGAGCAGGTGTTGGTGAATCTGATTCTGAACGCCTGTCAGGCCTTGCCATCTAAAGATCGGGGGATCCGGATATCGACAGTCTATGACCCGGGCGCCGGGGAGTGTGTCGTCACCGTGGCGGATGAAGGCATTGGGATTCCTCCCGAAATCCTTCCCAAGATAACGGATCCGTTCTTTACCACCAAGCGCACCCAGGGTGGAACAGGGCTTGGCCTTTCCATCTCGATGAGAATCATCCGAGATTTCAAGGGGGATCTGTTGTTCAATTCAAGATTTGGAGAGGGGACGACCGTCACGATCAACATCCCCGTTTTCAAGGAGGCAATAGCAGCATGAATCAGGAACTCTATCCCCAGATGCCCATTCTGCTCGTTGACGACGAAGAGGCGTGGCTCAGGAGCCTATCGGTCTTTCTCAGGGAATCGACCGGAATGAATAATTTCATCAAATGCGCTGATAGCCGGCAAGTCATGAATATTCTTGACAATAATGACATCTGCCTGGTTCTGCTTGACCTGACCATGCCATTCTTTTCAGGACAGGATATCCTCAGGATGATTGTGAGCAGGCACCCTTCAGTGCCGGTGATCATTCTCAGCGGTCTCAATCAGGTTGAGACTGCCGTGGAGTGCCTGCACCTTGGTGCACTGGACTACCATGTCAAAACGAGTGAAAAGGAGCGGTTGATAGCCGGAATCCAGAGGGCAATCTCCATCCAGCAACTAAGGAGTGAGAATTGTAGCCTGAAGAAAGGTATCTTGAACGACAAACTGGAAACCCCTGAGGCTTTCGAACAGATCATCAGTACCAGCACTAAGATGCGAGCGGTTTTCCGATACTGTGAAGCCATTTCCAGGAGTAGCGAACCGATTCTTATCACCGGCGAAAGCGGCTCGGGAAAAGAGTTGATCGCACGTGCACTGTGGAAGCTTCGTTCACCGAATGCCCCGCTGGTAGCCGTTAATGTAGCCGGACTGGATGACAATGTCGTTTCCGACACGCTTTTCGGTCATGTGGCAGGCGCATTTACGGGAGCTGACCGGGAGCGCAAAGGGATGATCGAGGAGGCAACGGGAGGGACACTGTTTCTGGACGAAATCGGGGATTTATCCCCCCAGTCGCAGGTCAAGCTCCTCAGACTTCTGCAGGAGGGTGAATTTTTCCCCATCGGATCGGATCGTCCAAAGAAACTGAAGGCGCGCGTGCTGTTCGCTACCAATCATGACCTCGACGCCAAGGTTGCCAAGGGTGAGTTTCGCAAGGATCTTTTCTATCGTCTGAATACCCACCACATTGAGCTCCCCCCATTGCGGGACCGGTTGGAGGATCTGCCCCTGCTCCTGCACCACTTCCTGAAAGAGGCTGCACAAACTATGGGGAAGAAAACACCGGCTGTGCCACGGGAGCTTGTGGCCCTGCTCTCCACCTATGATTTCCCAGGCAACATCCGTGAACTCAGGGCAATGGTGTTCCACGCGGTCAGCCTGCACTCTTCTCATGTGCTGTCACTCGACAGTTTCAAGGAGAAAATCGGCTACGATGCAGACCTCAACCTGAAGCCAGCGCAAGCTACGGCAATCGATGACCTCGCTCCGATCACTTTCCCTGATCGTCTGCCAACCATCGAAGAGATCGGCAAACGCGTCGTATTGGAAGCGATACATCGCACCGGCGGGAATCAGACCGTGGCAGCCTCAATGCTGGGCATTACCCGTCAGGCCCTGGCAAAGCGCCTCAAAAAATCTCTCGGCAATCAGACAATGAGCATATCCCAAGCAACATCCTGAAATAGCCGCAACGCAATCTCTGTAAAGAAATTGAAAGGAGGGAACGGCTTGGCCTCCCTCCTTTCGTCTTTAGAGAACCTGCCAACTGATATGCAAAAGCGGGAGGAGCTTACGCTCCCCCCGCATTCGAGGTGGTACTACAGCAATAGTCCGGCCAGTGATCAGTACTTCGGGGTGAAGCGCAGCACGAACTGGTTCGGGGTCTTCCACTTGGAGTTCAGTTTGTTGACCGTGATGTAGTAGTTCAGCCCCAGGTTGGCCAAATCTTCAAGCGGGGCAGTCGTGTAGAGGTAGTTGGATTGCCAGGCAGCCAGGATGTCGGCCGGGACCGGCTTCTTGACGCCATCGGAAGGATAGGCAATGCCATTGGCATCCAGGCCGGCCTGGCTGCGGTAGGTCACCCAGGTGCCATCGCAGTAGCCGATCCCTGTGACCGGGTCGGTAACGACGAAGGTGCCATCACAGTTGGCCATCAGGGTGTTGTCAGTGTTGGGGTTGGCATCGTCGTCATAATAGTAGGCATAGGGTACGCCGGACAGGTTGTTCCAGTCGCCAAACAGGGCGTAGTAGTTGGAGGTGATCAGTCCGGAGTCGATCGTGTCTTCAGTTGCATTGAGGAAGTAGCTGAAGCGGTTGATCGGGTCAAAATAGCCGGTTTCCGGATGATTGGCATCGGCCGGACCGGCCAGTCCCTGGGCAAAGAGAGCCGACAGCGTCTCTGCTGACTGAAGGCCGGAGGTGGTCGTGGTGAAAAATTTGCCCTTCTTGTCCGAGAAACCGAGGCCGTCAAGGGACGTGGACTTGGTGAACACGCCATTGACCATGAAGCCCAGTTCAGCTTTAAAGCCTTTCCATTTCCTGACGTCGTTGTCGGTCAGCTTCTGCATGGAGTTGTAGATGCTGGTGAGCGTGTCGGTTGCAACGGTGAAGTAGACGTCGATCGGCTGGCCGTTGACCCCGCCGACCTTCCAGCGCTTGCTGGACTGCAGCGGGTCGGAGCACATCTTGTCGGAGAAGTCATAGGGGTTGATACCAGTGGTCATGATGCACTTGAGGCCGGTGACATCATCCCTGTTGACGATCTTCATGCCCGGAGCCGTGACGTCCGACTCTTCCCAACCGATATAGCCGTTGGTGGCAGTCTTGGCAGTGTTGGTGAAGAGAGTGCTTCTATATTTTATAAAATCAGTGTACGGCGGCGGTGCTACAGTTACGTTACTCATATCCCAGCCGGTAATGGTTCCGGCATTGGCAGAAGCGGCAGTAACCAACAATGATACGCCCAGCAAGACACTCAACTTCTTCGAAACTTTTGTTCTCGACATTTCTCTCTCCTTTTTTTGATTGAGTTTGATGTGCTGCAGCACCTTCTTATCAGGTAAACTGAGCCCATCCCGGCCACACTGTACAATTCCTTTCGTAAGAACTCCTTTCCGGCTTGTAACCCTTTTCATTCCTTACCGTGCATTTGCTACACTGTTTCAACAATAAAATCGACGATGTCGACAGGTAACAACGCTTTTGTATCCCTGTTCAGCAATAGGCAGGCCAAACAGATTTATTCGCTTATCCAGCGGTTATCATTTGGTTTTTCAGGCTGGCAGAGAAAATGTGGCTCTAGAGCGAGGCAACCATGGTTGCCATCGTTCGGCCTGTGACATCGAAGAGTTATTGTTTCAGAGGATGCAGTTGAGGGGAGGACAATGCTTAATTTAATTTAATATACCAATAATGCAGTATATATATTGTGAATGCATCAGAAATATCGAACTGTTCGTTGGAGAAAGAAGGCAGGAAAAGAGCATCCGCAACCATGGTTGCCATGCAACTATGGTTGCGCAACAAAAAACGAGATGGGTGGAAATTTTTGATTTATTTGTTGTTGCACATGACGCACATAAACAAAAAAGGCCACTTCTCCTGAGTGTCCTTTTGAAAAATGTGTCCCCCTGGAGGGTGCACTTCGAAGTTTCCAAGTATGCTGACGACAGAATATTTATCTGCCTCATGCAGCATAACAACACGCAACAAAAATATATCTGTCAAAAATCATGTTACTCTTATCAAAGTGTACTGGCTGCGTCATGTCAACGGTAGAAACCTGTGTGTACAACGGAGGCTAGTCATGACTAAAACATATACATTCACGACCAAACATTACCCTGTAAATGACCTGTTGGCACTCGACTTACAAGATCACCTGGACAATATGGCCAGGGTGGGCTGGGAACTGGTCAGCACCCAGCAACTTATCAACGAGCATAGCCTCACCACCCCGCAGATCATGTTTTTCTGGGGCAAGGATAATGAGTGAGGAGGAACAAGACCGATCCATTCCATGGCTACTGTTCGGCGCTGAGTTCCTGGGCACGGCGCTGCTCATAGCTTTTGGATTGTCGTTAGTGATCCTGGGCTTCGGACAGGGAAGTCCCATAATCCAACTCATCCCGGGCAACGGCTGGCGCCGCCTGATCACCGGCTTTCTTTTCGGCTCCACCGGAGCCCTGATTGCGCTCTCGCCACTTGGCAAAGAAAGCGGGGCTCACATCAATCCGGTCGTC of Geobacter sp. contains these proteins:
- a CDS encoding OmpA family protein produces the protein MAPKKKPQKEPNHERWLVSYGDLLTLLFAVFVVLYAMSQADKKKAEEVSASIREAFGAVNSSGSTRRPAIIDSGKISVIPDIASRPVSKALQQGDFKSGKHEANENDFKAMKASIDAYLLKTGARDKVNVEINRRGLVVSLKEAGFFESGSAVMKKNSGDVIDTIATVINKYSNRCRVEGHTDNVPIQSGPFDSNWDLSTARASFLVKKLVQSHGVEPKSISATGYSEYQPVAENTSPEGRAKNRRVDIVVLSSTSDGARTYTPPE
- a CDS encoding choice-of-anchor F family protein; protein product: MSRTKVSKKLSVLLGVSLLVTAASANAGTITGWDMSNVTVAPPPYTDFIKYRSTLFTNTAKTATNGYIGWEESDVTAPGMKIVNRDDVTGLKCIMTTGINPYDFSDKMCSDPLQSSKRWKVGGVNGQPIDVYFTVATDTLTSIYNSMQKLTDNDVRKWKGFKAELGFMVNGVFTKSTSLDGLGFSDKKGKFFTTTTSGLQSAETLSALFAQGLAGPADANHPETGYFDPINRFSYFLNATEDTIDSGLITSNYYALFGDWNNLSGVPYAYYYDDDANPNTDNTLMANCDGTFVVTDPVTGIGYCDGTWVTYRSQAGLDANGIAYPSDGVKKPVPADILAAWQSNYLYTTAPLEDLANLGLNYYITVNKLNSKWKTPNQFVLRFTPKY
- a CDS encoding histidine kinase, whose amino-acid sequence is MAIFLMTIQRNRHTPYANPAKPGKHAIIVLLALFFSLLLIGNALSEDQKSQPGIYHILVLHSYHPGFPCTDTITEGIQSVFRGHLPDTHIDIEYIDSKRHQDPIFLSKIVESMLHYKLKSRTYDIVIVSGNEALSFALGHRSTILKGIPVIYCAANANLEKATSMSGVYGIRSMPDMAGVLRQIKKFHPNNRNVVVIGDTTDSYDNQNYLRFIEVAKTFAGEMNFDYWNNLSSETVKQRLTEIPKDSVLVINGYLNDNAGNLLSFNEQNALFRNISRIPMYSFWDVYLGEGIVGGPLTSPREQGKAAALMALSILKGDKIPQVPTLLKSNLMFDYNQLQRFGISQASIPGGSRIINLPPNNFQISKGQFWIAISLLVSSITISLVLIRNIMNRRIAEAMLRESERNFRDLSQQFGIILDGISDGLSLISPDMKVIWSNKSTETFFNGTLGTTPGDNCCKLLYNRSSVCEECPAIKSFATGERVESIITTPDGRTLEVKAFPVVDGAGMVTHVIMLASDITEKNQLLEDSIRTGKLASIGELAAGVAHEINNPNAVIMLNSEILKKVSTSLTPILSQHFEVNGDFMLGGLHYNEIKHDLPYLFGEIVDSAVRIKRIVDDLRNFAREDEPDTEEIININDAICTSSRLVGNAIKNATDRFELELCNEMPLIRGSLQRIEQVLVNLILNACQALPSKDRGIRISTVYDPGAGECVVTVADEGIGIPPEILPKITDPFFTTKRTQGGTGLGLSISMRIIRDFKGDLLFNSRFGEGTTVTINIPVFKEAIAA
- a CDS encoding molybdopterin-dependent oxidoreductase, with the translated sequence MIVDTVCRLCSSCCPIEAEVEDNRLVGARRKSFLDPDKRLTCAKLAAAPEIVYSPKRLTVPLIKREDGSGFREAGWDEALDLVAARFHRHRQESGPQSVAWLRGMAADWGAPWDYPNRLMNVFGSPNTIGNGSICFVARDFAHSYTYGSMAYPEAKNARCIIVWGKNDGDTALGAAEGIHWAREHGATLIVIDPVETPLARKADIWMRIKPGHDGLLAMAMINEIIEANLYDAEFVSQYTIGFDALKKAAARFPADRVAESLWLSTGQIRQVAHLYATTRPAAIIDGNGLDMHREVFDTTRAIAMLRAMTGNLDKPGGDVLPQPIPVRNIQLRERLDDTIPPITHQYPLFNTFSETWGNQVQGCVVDAILDESPYPLKMVVVQSGNPLVTMADSRRTRAAFDKLESLVVIDMFMTETARLADVILPAASCFEKTQLNRASIRNNPIILQNAVIPTVGDSWPDWKIVFELGRRLGFAAEFPWETAEEAIDHQLEPAGVTVAELRKSGKTGLRIEETRYEKYRDTPFRTPSGKVEFFSGRLAQAGLSGVPFESGFGDDPISFADQSGEYPVLGISGSRDIRFTNSQFRTIPALLKEGAQCMVDIHPADAARQGFVEGERIGIETPKGAVEMTVRLSTVVSPGMARLGWGWGDHDPRASLNALTEDDKRSRVTGTSTSRSFMCRLSKISP
- a CDS encoding TetR family transcriptional regulator; this encodes MPVVQDKPLTENALALIDERSYIAIMARIRKSDETRTRLLEIGLKTFANRGYHGTGIKEIVESAGVPKGSFYNYFKSKEDFGIEIIRRHSQAFWETLERCFDRGIPDPIDALNTCFEKMITEHEECTVFHCSIVGNLVVELSEHSAPCKATIATFYSHWLENLATHIKRAQELGIARIDVPCDDLVMLFWDAWHGALFRVRIEDSTEPLKRSVSFVLQKIIRR
- a CDS encoding methyltransferase domain-containing protein; translation: MKKRLLDLLICPCCLPGEYPFIADIGREHDGDIESATLICPQCGARFSIDEGVAMLDPHATDSQRTTNKYETDEVVSSYLWSHFGDLIADEHASQAYGTWAGLMQPQAGVALDAGGAVGRFSFEMSTCCDFAVGIDTSHAFIRAARCLMRERCMTVSLKDEGVLRREVTIRLPDKWRSDRVEFLVANALALPFRRKSIGLFSSLNLVDKVPSPIRHLREMNRVARDTKAQFLLSDPFSWSIEAAPMEEWLGGKSDGSFAGKGLANVVALLADDKGELAPVWQVDEPGSVWWKIRTHSNHFELIRSCFVHASR
- a CDS encoding response regulator; this encodes MNQELYPQMPILLVDDEEAWLRSLSVFLRESTGMNNFIKCADSRQVMNILDNNDICLVLLDLTMPFFSGQDILRMIVSRHPSVPVIILSGLNQVETAVECLHLGALDYHVKTSEKERLIAGIQRAISIQQLRSENCSLKKGILNDKLETPEAFEQIISTSTKMRAVFRYCEAISRSSEPILITGESGSGKELIARALWKLRSPNAPLVAVNVAGLDDNVVSDTLFGHVAGAFTGADRERKGMIEEATGGTLFLDEIGDLSPQSQVKLLRLLQEGEFFPIGSDRPKKLKARVLFATNHDLDAKVAKGEFRKDLFYRLNTHHIELPPLRDRLEDLPLLLHHFLKEAAQTMGKKTPAVPRELVALLSTYDFPGNIRELRAMVFHAVSLHSSHVLSLDSFKEKIGYDADLNLKPAQATAIDDLAPITFPDRLPTIEEIGKRVVLEAIHRTGGNQTVAASMLGITRQALAKRLKKSLGNQTMSISQATS